In Malus sylvestris chromosome 16, drMalSylv7.2, whole genome shotgun sequence, the following are encoded in one genomic region:
- the LOC126608799 gene encoding putative zinc finger protein At1g68190 translates to MEKFCEFCLALRPVVCCKADAALLCLSCDAKVHSANTLFNRHLRSILCDLCRHFPACIQCLDHKMFMCRACDRALHTIASQHPKRAISSYTGSPSAEDFAALWGFKLNETDNCSAHLDLNGTLSNSCGSSCDSSAVNLDSLEQSCSQAEGLLAANSLTWISGAEPEAGSSSQQYKISPEGQENNFILHQILELKRIQLSGGNGPSLLVPGREQSDLSSSVLRTSKRLDVHLDQRSQHSQNAGIKFRQRDSPVQELKVDHLSFPFSQMEHMQPSSPAGLPLHTESFWQCRSPVQSNQLWPQNMQDIGVCEELVCSDDFDIPDVDMTFQNFEELFGGDQDPIRAAVLHDKDVSYSSVEKGISLDKSDNGNEHDASEASSVFINRSAHLDNDKACNQPENHQENMDSPCPIQPCSTLSFCISRHSTEGSGNDCHNSEISPITGGERSSSSPHVSKRRRNKD, encoded by the exons ATGGAGAAATTTTGTGAGTTCTGCTTGGCATTGAGGCCGGTTGTGTGCTGCAAAGCTGATGCAGCACTTCTTTGCCTCTCCTGCGATGCGAAGGTCCATTCGGCAAACACACTTTTCAACCGGCATTTGCGCAGTATCTTGTGTGACTTGTGCAGACATTTCCCGGCTTGTATTCAGTGTTTGGATCACAAGATGTTTATGTGCCGTGCCTGTGACCGTGCTTTGCACACGATCGCCTCCCAACATCCAAAAAGGGCAATCAGCAGTTACACAG GTTCCCCGTCTGCTGAGGACTTTGCAGCATTGTGGGGTTTCAAATTGAACGAGACCGACAATTGTAGTGCGCATTTGGATTTGAATGGGACTCTGTCCAATTCTTGTGGCTCTTCGTGCGACTCAAGTGCAGTAAACTTGGATAGTTTAGAGCAGTCTTGTTCTCAAGCTGAAGGCCTTCTGGCAGCAAATTCTCTCACCTGGATTTCAGGTGCTGAACCTGAAGCGGGATCGAGCAGTCAACAATACAAG ATATCTCCTGAAGGTCAAGAGAACAATTTCATTCTGCACCAGATTCTAGAATTGAAAAGGATTCAGCTTTCTGGGGGAAATGGCCCTTCGCTGCTGGTACCCGGTAGAGAGCAAAGTGACCTATCTTCCTCAGTACTTCGGACATCGAAGAGGCTCGATGTTCATCTTGATCAGCGTTCACAACATTCTCAAAATGCCGGCATTAAATTTAGGCAAAGGGACAGTCCGGTTCAGGAACTGAAAGTTGATCATTTatcatttccattttctcaaATGGAGCATATGCAACCATCTTCACCTGCTGGACTTCCATTGCATACAGAATCCTTTTGGCAATGCAGAAGTCCGGTTCAAAGTAATCAG TTGTGGCCTCAAAATATGCAAGACATAGGGGTTTGTGAAGAACTTGTTTGTTCTGATGATTTCGATATACCTGATGTTgatatgacatttcaaaactTCGAAGAACTATTCGGAGGTGATCAAGATCCTATCAGAGCTGCAGTGCTTCATGATAAAGATGTGTCTTACTCGTCGGTGGAGAAGGGCATATCCCTGGATAAATCAGATAACGGCAAT GAACATGATGCATCAGAGGCTTCGTCTGTTTTCATTAATCGGTCTGCTCACTTGGACAACGATAAGGCTTGTAACCAACCTgaaaaccatcaagaaaacatgGATTCTCCATGTCCTATTCAACCGTGTTCAACTCTGTCGTTCTGTATTTCAAGGCACAGCACCGAAGGCAGTGGGAATGATTGTCATAACAGCGAGATTTCCCCCATCACCGGAGGGGAGCGCTCAAGCAGTTCACCTCATGTAAGTAAAAGGAGGAGGAACAAAGATTAG
- the LOC126606485 gene encoding zinc finger CCCH domain-containing protein 15-like, with protein sequence MQNDTAYGGHATSAMPQSHTDDAVFASLYSAIFDRKASVSQYDVESDHSSSSAHRHRQLYNSLLVQDHQEMVNRHSRCLKRLQETSEEADALRRENVHLRSLNLELNKHLSLLVHASVQKQFGSPSSVQTTAPFGIVNGLRDMKIDDKRAEQDMSDESPMSVIESEGGDAENIDVERFSLPKSISVRSDGYVKAAQAAQAGASTASRTRTTSRPRAATTFNASQKVFVPRGVKEEEAPLELEVYNQGMYKTELCNKWQEVGECPYGDHCQFAHGIEELRPVIRHPRYKTEVCRMVLSGVVCPYGHRCHFRHALTENEKLMVPNKPRQRQFNLDR encoded by the exons ATGCAAAACGACACCGCGTATGGCGGACACGCCACATCTGCAATGCCGCAATCCCACACAGACGACGCCGTCTTCGCTTCACTCTACTCCGCCATTTTTGATCGCAAGGCTTCGGTCAGTCAATACGACGTCGAATCGGACCACAGCTCGTCTTCAGCTCACCGCCACCGCCAACTCTACAATTCGCTCCTCGTTCAAGATCATCAGGAGATGGTGAACCGCCACAGCCGCTGCCTCAAGCGCCTCCAAGAAACCTCCGAGGAAGCCGACGCTCTCCGCCGCGAGAACGTTCATCTCCGCTCTCTCAATCTCGAGCTCAACAAGCACCTCAGTCTGCTCGTCCACGCCTCCGTGCAGAAACAATTCGGTTCCCCCTCCTCTGTTCAGACGACCGCGCCGTTTGGGATCGTTAACGGACTTCGTGACATGAAAATTGATGACAAGCGAGCAGAGCAGGACATGTCCGACGAGAGCCCTATGAGTGTGATTGAGAGCGAAGGCGGTGACGCGGAGAATATTGATGTGGAGAGGTTTTCGCTGCCTAAGAGCATATCTGTGAGGTCTGATGGATACGTGAAGGCTGCTCAGGCCGCTCAAGCCGGTGCTAGCACTGCCTCTCGGACTCGGACCACCTCTCGACCTCGTGCCGCCACTACATTCAATGCTTCG CAAAAGGTGTTTGTTCCGAGAGGGGTGAAAGAGGAGGAGGCGCCGCTGGAATTGGAGGTGTACAACCAAGGCATGTACAAGACAGAGCTGTGCAACAAGTGGCAGGAGGTTGGAGAGTGTCCTTACGGCGATCACTGCCAGTTTGCACATGGGATTGAGGAGCTCCGCCCTGTGATCCGCCACCCACGCTACAAGACCGAGGTCTGTAGGATGGTGCTTTCCGGCGTTGTCTGCCCATACGGTCACCGCTGCCATTTCCGCCACGCCCTCACCGAGAATGAAAAGCTGATGGTTCCAAACAAGCCCAGGCAAAGGCAGTTCAATCTGGACAGGTAA